The following proteins come from a genomic window of Diadema setosum chromosome 20, eeDiaSeto1, whole genome shotgun sequence:
- the LOC140244020 gene encoding uncharacterized protein — MALTVELEQCPGNTLVDRKISGQKDIHVTSDMQLTDCNVSRDACFSDDEFEEFIKGVRNEEETTQRQRDSLEKITLDMLEQESLRKGDDVVEMLHIMEGEEKELQEEKEQQEVKNALGQMQSLYTDDHEKEEEEEEKEVQEVKEKEEEEEKEEEEEENEEKKEEEEEKKDVQEKKKEEKEEEVKEKEEEKGEEEKEEVEVKKNVQERNKEEKKEEEKEKEEEEEEEEEEKKEKEKEEEDREEEEEKKLKEKEEKKVEEEKEQKEIIEKAELEDMETRGKGSPRKSMDGNASGAAGGSGHQSRAGTSAACRPGGGQQTTHRTGSRNGVGSGSGGGAGGEGPPNRRPRRLLSQCEADDTQTRDEQFRNFYGQDETTALSLEESCDTSAASQAVGPDTFLCEVEKAKSGQKHREVSCAVTCGELNVTKKGEYRQGFEYNEKEQIGAGTYGTVWVIQDKKTKRYLAMKKIHVRRFKDGEVEASIILQSSSTRSTVSFIPVLHLVTLGREYVHIFQQLIEGQTLFEIRQSIPTIIIHPDQMWRLISGPTKALKFLNDCRITHNDVHGENIIVTANFDAYLIDLGEAKIHPAAKENSSLEKCAEWDMKCFLVMMHNVIKYHSPSPQDLFQNDELLDKLRNIFDCEKWWTPTGNLPSIKELDDRLESILKESTETLQDNMEAMALSLRKERNDKEAEVKPLEVKPARVGLNKPDTQEPVASDEVGDPPDGRDNDEETGEDGVAAEEEEAQEGAQEEMQEGGEEAPGVEEPGNEALRLYLQLEQQMAEDMFLE; from the exons ATGGCATTGACTGTTGAACTGGAGCAGTGCCCTGGAAATACCCTAGTTGACCGAAAAATATCAGGTCAGAAAGACATACATGTCACTAGTGACATGCAGCTTACAGACTGCAATGTATCGAGGGATGCTTGCTTCAGTGATGATGAGTTCGAAGAGTTCATCAAGGGAGTTAGGAATGAAGAGGAAACAACACAACGACAACGAGAcagtttggagaaaattaccCTGGACATGCTGGAGCAGGAGTCTCTGCGAAAAGGAGATGATGTCGTGGAGATGCTGCATATCATGGAAGGGGAGGAAAAAGAACTGCAAGAGGAAAAAGAACAGCAAGAG gtgaaaaatGCCCTGGGGCAGATGCAGTCTCTTTATACTGACGATcatgagaaggaggaggaggaggaagagaaggaggtgCAGGAGGTgaaggagaaagaagaggaggaggagaaggaggaggaagaggaagaaaatgaggagaaaaaggaggaagaggaggaaaaaaaggaTGTTcaggagaagaaaaaggaggaaaaggaagaagaggtgaaggaaaaagaggaggaaaagggggaagaggagaaggaggaagtgGAGGTGAAAAAAAATGTCCAGGAGAGGaacaaggaagaaaagaaagaggaggagaaggagaaagaggaggaggaggaggaggaggaggaggagaagaaggagaaggagaaagaggaggaagaccgggaagaggaggaggagaagaagttgaaggaaaaggaggagaaaaaggtggaggaggagaaggagcaGAAGGAGATCATTGAAAAGGCAGAATTGGAGGACATGGAGACCAGGGGCAAAGGAAGCCCCCGGAAGTCCATGGATGGCAACGCCAGTGGAGCAGCAGGTGGAAGTGGGCATCAGTCG AGAGCTGGGACATCAGCAGCTTGTCGTCCTGGTGGTGGTCAGCAAACCACCCATCGTACGGGATCCAGAAATGGGGTTGGTTCTGGCAGCGGCGGTGGAGCTGGTGGTGAGGGCCCACCCAACAGGCGTCCAAGGAGGCTCCTCAGCCAGTGTGAAGCT GATGATACCCAGACAAGAGATGAGCAGTTTCGCAATTTCTATGGTCAGGATGAAACTACTGCTCTGTCATTGGAGGAATCATGCGACACATCGGCAGCTTCGCAAGCTGTTGGCCCTGACACCTTTCTATGTGAAGTTGAAAAAGCCAAAAGTGGACAAAAACATAGAGAAGTGTCTTGTGCTGTAACTTGTGGG gaGCTGAATGTGACAAAGAAAGGAGAGTACAGACAAGGCTTTgagtacaatgaaaaagaacaaattggAGCTGGTACCTACGGAACGGTTTGGGTCATTCAAGACAAGAAAACAAAGCGCTATTTGGCAATGAAAAAG ATCCATGTCCGACGTTTCAAAGATGGTGAGGTGGAAGCCAGCATCATCTTGCAGAGCAGCAGTACACGGTCAACTGTTTCCTTCATTCCAGTGCTGCACCTCGTAACCCTGGGCAGAGAATATGTCCACATCTTCCAGCAGCTCatagaggggcagacactttttgaaatCCGCCAGTCGATTCCTACCATCATCATTCACCCTGACCAGATGTGGAGACTGATTTCGGGCCCGACCAAGGCACTGAAATTCCTCAATGACTGCAGAATCACTCATAATGATGTTCATG GAGAAAACATTATCGTGACAGCTAATTTTGATGCCTACCTGATTGACCTTGGGGAGGCCAAAATTCACCCAG CAGCCAAGGAAAATTCAAGTTTGGAGAAGTGTGCTGAATGGGATATGAAGTGTTTCTTGGTGATGATGCACAATGTCATTAAATACCATTCACCCTCACCACAG GACTTGTTTCAGAATGACGAGCTCTTGGATAAACTCCGTAATATCTTTGATTGTGAGAAATGGTGGACCCCTACTGGTAATCTACCTTCCATCAAGGAGCTTGATGATCGTTTGGAGAGCATTCTAAAAG agtccACTGAAACTCTTCAAGATAACATGGAAGCCATGGCGCTGTCACTGAGGAAGGAGAGGAATGACAAGGAGGCGGAAGTCAAACCCTTGGAGGTCAAACCAGCACGAGTTGGTTTGAATAAACCTGACACTCAAG AGCCCGTGGCGAGTGATGAGGTCGGCGACCCACCTGATGGGAGGGACAATGATGAAGAGACTGGAGAGGATGGAGTAGCTgctgaggaggaggaggctCAGGAGGGGGCTCAGGAGGAGATGCAGGAAGGAGGAGAAGAGGCCCCTGGTGTGGAGGAACCTGGAAATGAAGCACTGAGGCTCTACCTGCAGTTGGAGCAGC AGATGGCAGAAGACATGTTCTTGGAGTAA